Proteins from a single region of Hevea brasiliensis isolate MT/VB/25A 57/8 unplaced genomic scaffold, ASM3005281v1 Scaf4, whole genome shotgun sequence:
- the LOC131177311 gene encoding beta-glucosidase 44-like: MRGSGLRLPLLIWVVSLLCAEYAMAATIHFDTGGLSRESFPKNFVFGTATSAYQVEGMADKDGRGPSIWDAFVKIPGIVANNATGEVSVDQYHRYKEDVDIMKNLNFDAYRFSISWSRIFPDGTGKVNWKGVAYYNRLINYMLKRGITPYANLYHYDLPLALENKYKGLLSRQVVKDFADYADFCFKTFGDRVKNWMTFNEPRVVAALGYDNGFFAPGRCSKAFGNCTAGNSATEPYIVAHNLILSHAAAVQRYREKYQEKQKGRIGILLDFVWYEPLTRSKADNYAAQRARDFHVGWFIHPIVYGEYPRTMQDIVGNRLPKFTKEEVKIVKGSIDFVGINQYTTYYMYDPHQPKPKYLGYQQDWNSGFAYQKNGVPIGPRANSYWLYNVPWGMYKALIYIKERYGNPTVILSENGMDDPGNVTLPKGLHDTTRINFYKGYLTQLKKAVDDGANVVGYFAWSLLDNFEWRLGYTSRFGIVYVDFTNLKRYPKMSAYWFKQLLTKEKH, translated from the exons ATGAGAGGCAGCGGATTGCGATTGCCATTGTTGATATGGGTGGTTAGTTTACTGTGCGCGGAGTATGCAATGGCGGCGACGATACATTTTGATACTGGAGGACTGAGCCGAGAAAGTTTTCCGAAGAATTTCGTATTCGGAACGGCGACGTCGGCTTATCAAGTCGAAGGAATGGCAGATAAGGACGGTCGTGGACCTAGCATTTGGGATGCCTTCGTTAAAATCCCTG GGATTGTTGCCAATAATGCCACGGGAGAGGTATCAGTGGACCAGTATCACCGCTACAAA GAAGATGTAGATATCATGAAAAATTTGAACTTTGATGCATACCGGTTCTCAATTTCTTGGTCCAGAATTTTCCCAG ATGGCACTGGGAAAGTGAATTGGAAGGGTGTTGCATACTACAATAGATTGATCAACTACATGCTCAAAAGAG GGATTACTCCTTATGCAAATCTTTATCACTATGATCTTCCTCTGGCACTTGAGAATAAGTATAAAGGACTATTGAGTCGCCAAGTAGT GAAAGACTTTGCTGATTATGCAGATTTTTGTTTCAAGACCTTTGGGGATCGAGTAAAGAACTGGATGACATTCAATGAACCTAGAGTTGTGGCTGCACTTGGATATGATAATGGGTTTTTTGCTCCTGGAAGATGCTCCAAAGCATTTGGAAATTGTACAGCTGGCAATTCAGCAACTGAGCCTTATATTGTTGCTCATAATCTCATTTTATCTCATGCAGCTGCAGTTCAAAGATATCGTGAAAAGTATCAA GAAAAGCAGAAGGGGAGGATAGGAATTCTCTTAGATTTTGTTTGGTATGAACCTCTTACCAGATCAAAAGCTGACAACTATGCAGCTCAAAGAGCAAGAGACTTTCATGTTGGATG GTTTATTCATCCCATTGTTTATGGTGAGTATCCAAGAACGATGCAAGATATTGTGGGTAACAGGCTACCAAAGTTCACTAAAGAAGAGGTTAAAATAGTGAAGGGCTCAATTGATTTTGTGGGTATCAACCAGTATACCACTTACTACATGTATGATCCGCATCAGCCAAAACCAAAGTACTTGGGCTATCAGCAAGACTGGAATAGTGGATTTGCTT ATCAAAAGAATGGAGTGCCAATTGGTCCAAGG GCAAATTCTTATTGGCTCTACAATGTACCATGGGGCATGTACAAGGCTTTGATTTACATAAAAGAGCGCTATGGAAACCCTACAGTGATATTATCTGAAAATG GCATGGATGATCCGGGTAATGTCACACTTCCCAAGGGATTGCATGATACCACTAGGATCAACTTCTACAAGGGCTATTTGACTCAGTTGAAGAAGGCAGTTGATGATGGAGCCAATGTGGTTGGGTATTTTGCTTGGTCATTGCTTGACAACTTTGAATGGAGATTAGGCTATACTTCAAGGTTCGGCATTGTCTATGTTGATTTCACCAACCTAAAGAGGTATCCCAAAATGTCTGCCTACTGGTTCAAGCAACTGCTTACCAAGGAAAAACATTAG